A single Staphylococcus muscae DNA region contains:
- the ybeY gene encoding rRNA maturation RNase YbeY: MFTIDFNDHTGLVEQTWIDQIERLLTFAKQQEGIDESAELSVSFVDQEEIQAINRDYRDKDKVTDVISFAFEEDEDVFEGFEGAEIPRVLGDIIICTDVARAQAAQYNHSFERELGFLALHGFLHLLGYDHMTEADEKEMFGRQDTILNAFGLTRDA, translated from the coding sequence ATGTTTACGATTGACTTCAACGATCATACAGGTTTAGTAGAACAAACTTGGATTGATCAAATTGAGCGCCTATTAACATTTGCGAAACAGCAAGAAGGAATTGATGAGTCAGCAGAATTATCCGTGAGCTTTGTCGATCAAGAAGAGATTCAAGCAATCAATCGAGATTATCGAGATAAAGATAAAGTGACAGATGTTATCTCATTTGCATTTGAAGAAGATGAAGATGTGTTCGAAGGTTTTGAAGGTGCTGAAATTCCTCGTGTCTTAGGCGATATCATTATTTGTACAGATGTTGCAAGAGCACAAGCAGCACAGTATAACCATTCATTTGAGCGTGAGTTAGGATTTCTTGCACTCCATGGCTTTTTACATTTACTCGGCTACGATCATATGACAGAAGCTGATGAAAAAGAAATGTTCGGACGACAAGATACGATACTCAACGCATTTGGATTAACGAGAGACGCATGA
- a CDS encoding diacylglycerol kinase family protein has translation MIERFKHAFEGGCTLLTKDRNFILHIIAGVMVFILGMIYDISKLEWLFVVLAIALVWLTEALNTAIEYTVDLVTKDYHIDAKRAKDIGAFSVLLASLLAVIIGLMIFVPKLL, from the coding sequence ATGATTGAACGTTTTAAACATGCATTTGAAGGCGGATGTACACTTTTAACGAAAGATCGTAACTTCATCTTACACATTATTGCTGGCGTAATGGTGTTTATACTCGGTATGATATATGACATTAGCAAACTTGAATGGTTATTTGTTGTCTTAGCAATCGCACTTGTTTGGCTCACAGAAGCTTTAAATACGGCGATAGAGTATACTGTCGACCTCGTAACAAAAGACTATCATATCGATGCAAAAAGAGCGAAAGACATAGGCGCATTTAGCGTGCTACTCGCTTCTTTACTAGCAGTAATTATCGGTTTAATGATATTTGTACCAAAATTACTATAA
- the cdd gene encoding cytidine deaminase, whose amino-acid sequence MTYTDKHFEEVRKAQQNAYAPYSEFKVGAYLITKDGHHFYGANIENAAYPATICAERSALVAAMSQGYRLGDFESITVTVDSDEVSSPCGSCRQVLKELCDDEMPVYMTNHKGEMKSLTVAELLPLGFSGKDLNK is encoded by the coding sequence ATGACATATACAGACAAACATTTTGAAGAAGTAAGAAAAGCACAACAAAATGCTTATGCACCATACAGTGAATTCAAAGTGGGTGCGTATCTTATTACGAAGGACGGGCATCATTTTTATGGTGCAAATATTGAAAATGCAGCGTATCCAGCGACTATTTGTGCTGAGCGTTCTGCACTCGTTGCCGCTATGTCACAAGGCTATCGACTAGGTGATTTTGAGTCAATTACAGTTACTGTTGATAGTGATGAAGTCTCATCACCATGTGGTTCATGCCGACAAGTACTTAAAGAATTATGCGATGATGAAATGCCTGTTTACATGACGAATCATAAAGGTGAGATGAAGTCATTAACTGTCGCGGAGTTATTGCCGCTCGGATTTTCAGGAAAGGATTTAAATAAATAA
- the era gene encoding GTPase Era, with product MNEYKSGFVTIIGRPNVGKSTFVNRVIGHKIAIMSDKAQTTRNKIQGVMTQDDAQIIFLDTPGIHKPKHKLGDYMMKVAKNTLSEIDAVMFMVNANEEIGRGDQYIMEMLKTVKTPVFLVLNKIDLVHPDELIPKIEKYQSYMSFSEIIPISALEGHNVDHFINVLKSYLPEGPQYYPDGQISDHPEQFVVSELIREKILQTTSEEIPHSIGVNVERMIQESEDRVHVEAVIYVERDSQKGIVIGKGGNKLKEIGKRARLDIEYLLGSKVYLDLWVKVQKDWRNKSQFIKQMGYVEDE from the coding sequence ATGAATGAATATAAATCAGGATTTGTGACGATTATCGGTCGTCCGAATGTAGGAAAGTCAACATTTGTTAATAGAGTTATCGGCCATAAGATTGCGATTATGTCTGATAAAGCACAAACAACTCGCAACAAAATCCAAGGTGTCATGACTCAAGATGATGCACAAATTATTTTCTTAGATACTCCCGGTATTCACAAACCAAAACATAAACTTGGAGATTATATGATGAAAGTCGCTAAGAATACGCTTTCAGAAATTGATGCGGTCATGTTTATGGTGAATGCGAATGAAGAGATCGGTCGTGGCGATCAGTACATTATGGAGATGCTAAAAACAGTTAAAACACCTGTCTTTTTAGTATTAAATAAAATTGATTTGGTGCATCCTGATGAATTAATACCAAAAATTGAAAAATACCAATCATACATGTCATTTTCAGAGATTATACCTATTTCAGCATTAGAAGGACATAATGTCGATCATTTTATAAATGTGTTGAAAAGCTATCTTCCTGAAGGACCACAATACTATCCAGATGGTCAAATTTCAGACCATCCTGAACAATTTGTTGTGAGTGAATTAATTCGTGAAAAAATCCTTCAAACAACGTCTGAAGAAATCCCACACTCCATCGGCGTTAATGTCGAACGTATGATTCAAGAGTCTGAGGATCGCGTACATGTAGAAGCTGTTATCTATGTAGAACGAGACTCACAAAAAGGGATTGTCATCGGTAAGGGTGGTAATAAACTAAAAGAAATCGGGAAACGCGCACGCCTAGATATTGAATATCTACTAGGTTCTAAAGTGTATCTTGATTTATGGGTAAAAGTTCAAAAAGATTGGCGTAATAAATCTCAATTCATCAAACAGATGGGCTACGTAGAAGACGAATAG
- the recO gene encoding DNA repair protein RecO has translation MLVKQKGIIIKTVDYGESDKIITILNEHGAKIPLMVRRAKKVKSGLQATTQLFVKGLFIYNKWRGMGTLTSVDVIDSYYDLRVDLITNSYASLCLETIDGAMDTDQVDPQMYALLEFALTQIEKDVSAQLIANIVMLKCMTYYGFDINLTQCAVKHTEEPGEFVGYSFKYDGVISKSAAHLDPHLMPLTNKALYLMAILKQLPLSKINSISIHDDIVEEMSQFILLIYKEYSGMYFKSQRLINQLRRFNSTFE, from the coding sequence ATGCTCGTCAAACAAAAAGGAATTATTATTAAAACCGTTGACTATGGTGAATCAGATAAAATTATTACGATTTTAAATGAACATGGTGCCAAGATTCCATTAATGGTTCGCCGTGCAAAGAAAGTGAAGTCGGGATTACAGGCAACAACTCAACTCTTTGTCAAAGGTTTGTTCATATATAATAAATGGCGTGGTATGGGGACGTTAACTTCAGTGGATGTCATCGATAGTTACTATGATCTGCGTGTAGATTTAATAACAAATAGCTATGCGAGTTTATGCTTAGAAACAATTGATGGGGCAATGGATACAGATCAGGTTGATCCACAAATGTATGCTTTGTTAGAGTTTGCATTAACACAAATTGAGAAAGATGTTTCAGCACAATTAATTGCGAATATTGTTATGTTAAAATGTATGACATATTATGGTTTTGATATTAACTTAACGCAATGTGCCGTGAAGCATACAGAAGAGCCAGGTGAATTTGTAGGATACAGTTTTAAATATGATGGTGTTATTTCAAAATCAGCTGCACATTTGGATCCACATCTCATGCCATTGACTAACAAAGCCTTATATCTTATGGCAATTTTAAAGCAACTCCCACTGTCAAAAATCAATTCTATTTCCATTCATGACGATATCGTAGAAGAGATGTCACAATTCATCTTGTTGATTTACAAAGAATATTCGGGCATGTATTTTAAGAGTCAGCGTTTAATCAATCAACTCAGACGTTTTAATTCAACATTCGAATAA
- a CDS encoding glycine--tRNA ligase has translation MEKNMDTIVQLAKHRGFVFPGSEIYGGLANTWDYGPLGVELKNNIKKAWWKKFITQSPYNVGLDAAILMNPKTWEASGHIGNFNDPMIDNKDSKIRYRADKLIEDYMANVKGDENFIADGLSFDEMKRIIEEEGITCPVSGTANWTDIRQFNLMFKTFQGVTEDSTNEIFMRPETAQGIFVNYKNVQRSMRKKLPFGIGQIGKSFRNEITPGNFIFRTREFEQMELEFFCKPGTEIEWQNYWKEFSAKWLKDLGLQDENLRLRDHDEDELSHYSNATTDIEFRFPFGWGELWGIASRTDYDLKQHSEHSGDDFKYHDPETNEKYIPYCIEPSLGADRVTLAFLCDAYDEEGVEGSKDARTVLHFHPAIAPYKAAILPLSKKLSADAIKVYEQLSEDFVVDFDESQSIGKRYRRQDEIGTPYCITFDFDSLEDQQVTVRHRDTMEQERMPISELNAFLAEKVKF, from the coding sequence ATGGAAAAAAATATGGATACAATTGTTCAATTAGCGAAACACAGAGGATTCGTTTTTCCAGGTAGTGAAATCTACGGTGGTCTAGCAAACACATGGGATTACGGTCCATTAGGTGTTGAATTAAAAAACAACATCAAAAAAGCATGGTGGAAAAAGTTCATTACACAATCACCATATAACGTTGGTTTAGATGCAGCTATTTTGATGAACCCAAAAACTTGGGAAGCTTCAGGTCACATCGGTAACTTCAACGATCCAATGATCGATAACAAAGATAGTAAAATTCGTTACCGTGCGGATAAACTCATTGAAGACTACATGGCAAACGTTAAAGGTGATGAAAACTTCATTGCTGACGGCTTAAGTTTTGATGAAATGAAACGTATTATTGAAGAAGAAGGTATTACTTGTCCTGTAAGCGGTACTGCTAACTGGACAGATATTCGTCAATTCAACTTAATGTTTAAAACTTTCCAAGGTGTTACTGAAGATTCTACTAATGAAATCTTTATGCGTCCTGAAACAGCACAAGGTATCTTTGTAAACTATAAAAATGTACAACGTTCAATGAGAAAGAAATTGCCATTCGGTATTGGTCAAATTGGTAAGTCTTTCCGTAACGAAATTACACCTGGTAACTTTATTTTCCGTACGAGAGAATTCGAACAAATGGAGCTTGAATTCTTCTGTAAACCAGGTACTGAAATTGAATGGCAAAACTACTGGAAAGAATTTTCAGCTAAATGGTTGAAAGATCTTGGTCTACAAGATGAAAACTTACGTCTACGTGATCATGATGAAGATGAGTTATCACACTATTCTAATGCAACAACAGATATCGAGTTCCGCTTCCCATTCGGTTGGGGTGAATTATGGGGTATCGCAAGTCGTACAGACTATGACTTAAAACAACATAGTGAACATTCTGGCGATGACTTCAAATATCATGATCCAGAAACGAATGAAAAATACATTCCATACTGTATCGAACCATCACTTGGTGCAGACCGTGTGACATTAGCGTTCTTATGTGATGCATACGATGAAGAAGGTGTTGAAGGTAGTAAAGATGCACGTACAGTATTACACTTCCACCCTGCTATCGCACCATACAAAGCAGCGATTTTACCATTGAGCAAAAAATTATCTGCTGATGCGATTAAAGTTTATGAACAATTAAGCGAAGACTTTGTAGTAGACTTTGACGAATCACAATCAATTGGTAAACGTTACCGTCGACAAGACGAAATCGGCACACCATATTGTATTACATTTGACTTCGACTCATTAGAAGATCAACAAGTGACAGTTCGCCACCGTGATACAATGGAGCAAGAACGTATGCCAATTAGTGAATTAAATGCATTCTTAGCTGAAAAAGTTAAATTCTAA
- a CDS encoding helix-turn-helix transcriptional regulator codes for MELNQRQEKIVEIVKSSGPITGEKIAEQLNLTRATLRPDLAILTMSGFLEARPRVGYFYTGKSRTQLLTEPLKNKIVKDYQSHPVILKSDVTVYDAICSIFIEDVGTLFIVNEENDLVGVVSRKDLLRSSMAGQDIHSIPVNIIMTRMPNIVLLNENDYVLYAAKQMITKEIDSIPIVKEKENGNYEVTGRISKTTITKLFVSLFDQ; via the coding sequence ATAGAACTCAATCAACGACAAGAGAAAATTGTAGAGATTGTTAAGTCATCTGGACCAATTACTGGAGAAAAAATAGCTGAACAATTGAATTTAACACGTGCAACATTACGTCCTGATTTAGCAATTTTAACAATGTCAGGATTTTTAGAAGCACGACCACGTGTTGGTTATTTCTATACCGGGAAGTCACGCACACAACTTTTGACAGAGCCGTTAAAAAATAAAATTGTAAAAGATTATCAATCACATCCGGTTATTCTAAAAAGTGACGTAACAGTATATGATGCAATTTGCTCCATTTTTATTGAAGATGTTGGCACTTTATTTATTGTAAATGAAGAAAATGACCTTGTCGGTGTCGTATCACGTAAAGATTTGCTACGATCATCTATGGCAGGGCAAGATATACACAGTATACCAGTCAACATTATTATGACTCGAATGCCAAATATTGTTCTACTCAATGAGAATGACTATGTGCTTTATGCTGCGAAACAAATGATTACGAAAGAAATAGATTCCATTCCAATTGTAAAAGAGAAAGAAAATGGCAATTACGAAGTGACAGGACGTATTTCAAAAACAACGATAACAAAACTATTTGTATCATTATTTGATCAATAG